A stretch of the Malus domestica chromosome 08, GDT2T_hap1 genome encodes the following:
- the LOC103440249 gene encoding protein PSK SIMULATOR 2, translating to MGGVCSGGVSGEENPDHGGGKSAGFSGKLKSVRSIGKNKENSSPSFSEGIAPRKTPNRFDSGELQSSVSRELKPSTPARTATSKVTPKNSFIGKAGIVGLERAVDVLDTLGSSMSNLTVNSGFLTGGVSRGSRISILSFEVANTITKGANLLQSLSDENVQFLKKDVLHSEAVQNLVSKDMNELLRIAASDKREELDVFAREVIRFGDLCKDPQWHSLGRYFARLDSDDDLGYEQLRSEVDMTMQELTTLAQHTSELYHELNALDRFEQDYRSKVEEAKTLHLPPRGETLMMLLSDVKQQRKLVRSLKKKSLWSKNLDQIVEKLVDVVTYTHQAILEAFGHNGLTLVSADKSKDPQRLGVAGLALHYANMINQIDNIASRPTSLPPNTRDTLYQGLPITVKQALRSRLQTLDAKEERSVPQVKEEMEKTLHWLVPVSTNTTKAHQGFGWVGEWANSGPEFGKNGSSQVNLIRLQTLYHADKQKTDLYILELVAWLHHLINLVRQGDHGVKPLHTRSPTRKGLDIHSNMQQFLTKSYNTKSQKVQLSEEDRNLLDEVIGRMKRVPGISKSQEFSIAERKRRGVWGLSKSTGSSPSRELGSRCKKLLKRKSNALDVIDGLDSIY from the exons ATGGGTGGGGTGTGCTCGGGCGGGGTGTCTGGTGAGGAAAATCCCGATCACGGCGGAGGGAAAAGTGCTGGATTTTCCGGGAAACTCAAGTCGGTGAGGAGCATCGGCAAGAACAAGGAGAATTCTAGTCCTTCGTTTTCCGAAGGAATTGCTCCGCGGAAAACACCGAACAGGTTTGATTCCGGCGAGCTGCAGTCTTCAGTTTCCCGCGAATTGAAGCCCTCAACTCCGGCTAGGACTGCTACTAGCAAG GTTACCCCGAAGAACTCGTTCATAGGAAAGGCTGGCATTGTTGGCCTGGAGAGGGCAGTAGATGTTTTGGATACGCTCGGCAGTAGCATGTCGAATTTGACTGTCAATAGCGGATTTCTTACTGGCGGGGTGTCTAGAGGCAGTAGGATCTCAATATTGTCGTTTGAAGTAGCTAATACAATCACCAAAGGTGCAAACTTGTTGCAATCTCTATCAGACGAAAACGTCCAGTTTCTAAAGAAAGATGTTCTCCATTCGGAAGCTGTACAAAACTTAGTTTCTAAAGATATGAATGAGTTGCTACGCATTGCCGCTTCTGACAAAAG GGAAGAGCTTGATGTTTTCGCACGTGAAGTGATAAGGTTTGGAGACTTGTGTAAAGACCCACAATGGCATAGCCTGGGTCGATACTTCGCAAG ACTAGATTCAGATGATGATTTAGGGTACGAACAACTACGATCAGAGGTAGACATGACGATGCAGGAATTGACCACTCTTGCTCAGCATACTTCT GAATTATACCATGAGTTAAATGCACTGGACAGATTTGAACAAGATTACCGGAGCAAGGTAGAGGAAGCAAAAACCTTGCATCTCCCTCCAAGAG gaGAGACTCTGATGATGTTGTTAAGTGAtgtaaaacaacaaagaaagcTTGTAAGAAGCTTGAAAAAGAAATCTCTTTGGTCTAAAAATTTGGATCAG ATTGTCGAGAAACTTGTTGATGTTGTTACTTATACACATCAAGCAATCTTGGAAGCATTTGGACATAATG GTCTGACTTTGGTTAGTGCAGACAAGAGCAAAGATCCTCAAAGACTAGGGGTGGCTGGCCTTGCGCTACACTACGCTAACATGATCAACCAAATTGATAACATT GCGTCCCGACCAACCTCCCTCCCACCAAACACACGGGACACATTATATCAAGGTTTACCAATTACAGTCAAACAAGCTTTACGATCCCGATTGCAGACTCTTGATGCCAAGGAAGAG CGCTCTGTTCCTCAGGTCAAGGAAGAAATGGAAAAGACTCTCCATTGGCTTGTTCCAGTTTCCACAAATACGACCAA AGCACATCAAGGCTTCGGGTGGGTTGGAGAATGGGCAAATTCTGG TCCTGAGTTTGGTAAGAACGGATCCTCACAGGTTAACCTGATCCGCCTCCAGACGCTATATCACGCAGACAAGCAGAAGACGGATCTCTACATCCTCGAACTAGTCGCATGGCTTCACCATCTGATCAACCTTGTTAGACAAGGAGATCATGGCGTGAAGCCTTTGCATACGCGGTCTCCAACTCGTAAAGGGTTGGATATTCACTCCAACATGCAGCAGTTTCTAACCAAGTCCTACAACACCAAGTCCCAAAAAGTCCAACTTTCGGAAGAAGACCGGAACCTGTTAGACGAGGTGATCGGGAGAATGAAAAGGGTTCCCGGGATCAGTAAGAGTCAGGAGTTTTCGATTGCCGAGAGGAAAAGAAGAGGAGTTTGGGGTTTGAGCAAGAGCACAGGGAGTTCCCCTTCAAGGGAGCTGGGTTCAAGGTGTAAAAAATTGCTTAAGCGAAAGAGTAATGCTTTGGATGTCATCGACGGCTTAGATTCAATATATTGA